One genomic segment of Rhodopirellula islandica includes these proteins:
- a CDS encoding DUF1573 domain-containing protein: MKTLLACLIVAGIGAAIAYNINESNYGHYEAHFGPIDYEGKTTAANAMASLKKDWSEDVPKVELPDGNEYDFGIMQPEEEGEHTFTVVNVGVAPLTLKIGASTCKCTVGTLENESLAPGEKTEVKMSWTVKTNETTFGQSAELRTNDPTQVAIRFEITGKVVRQVQLVPETLTFKEVASGEPIELELKVYSYMSDEIELDQPKFSSDEMNELAEFEVTPLEIDDEEHAEATQAFLVKASIAPGLEQGSVSQNLVMPFHKVGAIADASANGESELNEDDESAESIVAAVTGRIVGVLSMLESTKLTGVSGGGYIYDFGKITEPGPQKAKAFVVLKGPERDKTKLSIGEVTPEGVVEAKLNDPIQNGSMSLYSLEFTLTPGDEKIDRLGMNREDYGLVTIVSDNPNVPSMKLRLKFSLPAR; the protein is encoded by the coding sequence ATGAAAACGTTGCTCGCTTGCTTGATCGTTGCCGGAATCGGCGCTGCGATCGCCTACAACATCAATGAATCCAACTACGGCCACTACGAGGCTCACTTTGGGCCCATCGATTACGAGGGGAAAACGACGGCGGCCAATGCGATGGCGTCTCTGAAGAAAGATTGGAGCGAGGATGTTCCCAAGGTCGAACTGCCGGACGGCAATGAGTACGACTTCGGAATCATGCAGCCAGAAGAAGAGGGGGAGCACACGTTCACTGTTGTGAATGTGGGCGTTGCGCCGCTGACATTGAAAATCGGGGCGTCGACCTGCAAATGCACCGTCGGCACTCTGGAAAACGAGAGTTTGGCTCCCGGCGAAAAAACCGAAGTCAAAATGTCGTGGACGGTGAAGACCAATGAGACCACGTTTGGACAGTCGGCCGAACTTCGCACCAATGACCCCACGCAAGTCGCGATTCGTTTCGAGATCACCGGGAAGGTTGTTCGCCAGGTGCAATTGGTGCCCGAAACGTTGACTTTCAAGGAAGTTGCCTCCGGCGAGCCCATTGAATTGGAGTTGAAGGTTTACAGCTACATGAGCGACGAGATTGAATTGGACCAGCCCAAATTCAGCAGCGACGAAATGAACGAGCTGGCTGAGTTTGAAGTCACGCCGCTTGAAATCGATGACGAAGAGCACGCCGAAGCCACCCAGGCTTTCCTGGTCAAAGCTTCCATCGCACCCGGTTTGGAACAGGGTTCCGTGAGCCAAAACTTGGTGATGCCGTTCCACAAGGTTGGAGCAATCGCAGATGCATCAGCCAACGGCGAATCGGAACTCAACGAAGATGACGAGTCTGCGGAGTCGATCGTCGCGGCGGTGACGGGCCGGATCGTCGGTGTGCTGAGCATGTTGGAAAGCACCAAGCTGACCGGGGTCTCCGGCGGCGGGTACATCTATGACTTTGGGAAAATCACCGAGCCAGGGCCGCAAAAGGCCAAGGCGTTTGTGGTCTTGAAAGGACCGGAACGTGACAAGACGAAGCTGTCGATCGGAGAAGTCACTCCCGAAGGTGTCGTGGAAGCCAAGCTGAATGACCCCATCCAAAATGGTTCCATGTCGTTGTATAGCCTTGAGTTCACCTTGACCCCTGGTGACGAAAAAATCGATCGATTGGGCATGAACCGAGAAGACTACGGATTGGTCACGATTGTGTCCGATAACCCCAACGTGCCTTCCATGAAATTACGCCTGAAATTTTCGCTGCCGGCGCGTTAA
- a CDS encoding multiheme c-type cytochrome: MIASVKCSRWSCWMAVLGASAITVVGCYSPAPLAKQSEKDEITSLSPPELVAVEPVAVDSVADYRGRVQLPSDDWRFARQQPLSFATSAALDVTREDAESVDPTGGWSGDELTWTVETDEESVAKESAVPAKVATGKFDGEMDLSQIDPAEDTQSEKSASDLGKVEIVPRPMARKEIEAEIVPTPLGLPENHRSAVAKNAGANTARRLEVPAADLSDSPMDRIAPEKIVAKRPLSEAESSESERLSFPEEATTAFQLTGPDAPIIDTLIDAESVGGGQEPEDYNTWPAPSLTLFVTGQQHGYIEPCGCTGLENQKGGVARRMTFLNQLREKGWEMAPIDAGNLVRRYGRQSEIKFHRSLEALRKMGYVSVGLGPDDVRLSVNDLIQEASPGDPEEAIYVSANVIPFDRSLMPSHRVVRRGGMTLGVTTILDPDSLETKLSDDIQLTALVDAAKEALAAIQEEDPDYTVLTFYGEEKNAQELVRAVPGFDLVVIAGGYGEPTYQPQAIEGTETKSILTGDKGMYAGLVGLYPEGPIRYARVPLSHEFDDAPEMRALMKDYQFQLRDLGFSNLGLKPIQHPSGGQFVGSEACGKCHTTAFDIWEGSAHFEATEHLVNPGERGDVSRHFDPECISCHVTGWNPQGYYPYVSGYLDLEASSHLHGNGCENCHGPGAAHTKAEAADSGVSDEEKTRLRDAMKLPLEEARESCMKCHDLDNSPDFHAEGAFDDYWAEIEHYGVD, translated from the coding sequence ATGATCGCTTCTGTGAAATGTTCTCGTTGGTCCTGTTGGATGGCCGTTCTGGGGGCTTCCGCGATCACAGTGGTGGGGTGTTATTCGCCCGCGCCGCTGGCGAAACAATCTGAGAAAGATGAGATCACTTCACTGTCGCCACCCGAATTGGTGGCGGTTGAACCGGTCGCGGTTGATTCCGTGGCGGACTACCGAGGGCGAGTTCAACTGCCTTCGGATGACTGGCGTTTCGCTCGCCAGCAACCACTTTCTTTCGCGACTTCGGCTGCCTTAGACGTCACTCGTGAGGACGCGGAATCGGTGGATCCAACTGGTGGCTGGTCCGGTGACGAACTGACCTGGACGGTCGAAACCGATGAGGAATCGGTTGCCAAGGAATCGGCGGTGCCTGCCAAAGTTGCGACCGGCAAATTCGATGGCGAAATGGACCTGAGCCAAATCGATCCTGCGGAAGACACTCAGTCAGAAAAGTCGGCTTCGGATCTGGGCAAGGTTGAAATCGTGCCGAGGCCCATGGCTCGCAAGGAGATCGAAGCGGAAATCGTGCCGACCCCGCTGGGCCTGCCGGAGAATCATCGTTCAGCGGTCGCGAAAAACGCGGGGGCTAACACCGCACGTCGGTTGGAAGTTCCCGCAGCGGATCTGTCGGACTCGCCCATGGATCGGATCGCACCTGAAAAGATCGTGGCCAAACGTCCGCTCAGCGAGGCGGAGAGCTCCGAGTCGGAGCGATTGAGTTTCCCTGAGGAAGCCACGACCGCTTTCCAACTGACGGGACCCGATGCTCCAATCATCGACACTTTGATTGATGCGGAATCGGTTGGCGGTGGTCAAGAACCGGAGGACTACAACACTTGGCCCGCGCCCTCGCTGACGCTGTTCGTGACCGGTCAACAACACGGTTACATCGAGCCATGCGGTTGCACGGGGCTGGAAAATCAAAAGGGCGGTGTCGCTCGGCGAATGACGTTCCTGAACCAGCTGCGTGAGAAAGGATGGGAAATGGCACCCATCGACGCCGGGAACTTAGTCCGTCGCTACGGTCGCCAATCGGAAATCAAATTTCACCGTTCACTCGAAGCCCTTCGCAAGATGGGCTACGTCTCGGTTGGCCTGGGACCTGACGACGTTCGTTTGAGCGTGAATGATTTGATCCAAGAGGCGTCGCCTGGCGATCCGGAAGAAGCGATTTATGTGTCGGCCAACGTGATCCCGTTCGACCGTTCGTTGATGCCATCACACCGCGTCGTTCGCAGAGGCGGCATGACGTTGGGCGTCACAACGATTCTGGATCCAGATTCGTTGGAAACCAAACTCAGCGATGACATTCAACTGACGGCCTTGGTGGATGCGGCAAAAGAAGCTTTGGCAGCGATTCAGGAAGAGGATCCGGATTACACGGTGCTGACATTTTATGGCGAGGAAAAGAACGCCCAGGAGTTGGTGCGTGCGGTTCCTGGTTTCGACCTGGTCGTGATTGCTGGTGGCTACGGCGAGCCGACTTATCAGCCACAGGCGATCGAGGGCACGGAAACCAAGTCGATTTTGACTGGTGACAAAGGCATGTACGCGGGGCTGGTGGGTTTGTATCCCGAGGGACCGATTCGCTACGCCCGTGTGCCGTTGTCTCACGAATTTGACGACGCTCCTGAGATGCGAGCGTTGATGAAGGATTACCAGTTCCAACTTCGCGATCTGGGCTTCAGCAACTTGGGGCTCAAGCCCATTCAGCATCCCTCCGGCGGTCAATTTGTTGGTTCGGAAGCGTGTGGCAAGTGTCACACGACCGCCTTTGACATCTGGGAAGGTTCGGCTCACTTCGAGGCCACCGAGCACTTGGTCAACCCAGGCGAACGCGGTGACGTTTCTCGCCACTTCGATCCCGAGTGCATTTCATGCCACGTGACCGGATGGAACCCACAAGGTTACTACCCATACGTTTCCGGCTACTTGGACTTGGAAGCCAGTTCCCATTTGCATGGCAACGGTTGCGAGAACTGCCACGGTCCCGGTGCGGCTCACACGAAAGCGGAAGCAGCCGACAGTGGCGTCAGCGACGAAGAGAAGACTCGTCTGCGGGACGCGATGAAGCTGCCGCTGGAGGAGGCTCGCGAATCGTGCATGAAGTGCCACGATTTGGACAACAGTCCCGACTTCCACGCAGAGGGCGCTTTCGACGACTACTGGGCCGAGATCGAGCACTACGGGGTCGACTGA
- a CDS encoding ABC transporter ATP-binding protein has protein sequence MHSSPELLLEARGIRKSYHKDKIELPILRGIDVGFAAGEMSALVGRSGSGKSTLMHLLATLDQPDSGEVWFDGSRIDNQSRARRDQYRNSQIGIIFQFYHLLPELSAIENVLAPAMIRRSVLGYLRDRKSLRLRAEAMLDRVGLLDRSHHQPSEMSGGEMQRVAIARSLMSNPKLLLADEPTGNLDTETGATILSLLRELNQADNLTIVMITHDDSIAETADRCYRMCDGLLEDKDSNAATDNRSDSAKLETVAA, from the coding sequence ATGCATTCCTCGCCTGAACTGCTGCTGGAAGCCCGCGGGATTCGCAAGAGTTACCACAAGGACAAAATCGAACTGCCCATTCTGCGCGGCATCGACGTTGGTTTTGCGGCAGGTGAAATGTCCGCACTCGTCGGACGCAGCGGCAGCGGCAAGAGCACGTTGATGCACTTGCTGGCAACGCTCGATCAACCCGATTCGGGAGAGGTGTGGTTTGATGGCTCACGCATCGACAACCAAAGCCGCGCCCGTCGCGATCAGTATCGCAATTCCCAGATTGGCATCATCTTTCAGTTCTATCACCTGCTGCCGGAACTGTCCGCGATTGAAAACGTGTTGGCCCCCGCCATGATTCGTCGCAGTGTTCTGGGTTACCTCCGCGATCGAAAGTCACTGCGACTTCGCGCCGAAGCGATGCTGGATCGAGTTGGATTGCTGGACCGCAGTCATCACCAACCGTCTGAGATGTCAGGCGGCGAAATGCAACGCGTGGCGATCGCACGATCCTTGATGTCCAACCCCAAACTGTTGCTGGCTGATGAGCCGACAGGCAACCTGGACACCGAAACCGGAGCCACGATCCTGAGCTTGCTTCGCGAACTGAATCAAGCAGACAATCTGACGATCGTGATGATCACTCACGATGACTCGATCGCGGAAACGGCTGATCGTTGCTACCGGATGTGTGATGGGTTGCTCGAAGACAAAGATTCGAACGCTGCCACTGACAACCGTTCCGATTCAGCAAAATTAGAAACCGTCGCTGCCTGA
- a CDS encoding ABC transporter permease, giving the protein MYRLLLCFRYLRTRYIALASIISVTLGVATLIVVNSVMAGFSAEMHERLHGLASDIVIECHASGGMPDPDAHLEEINRIVGDQIAGSSVSVHVPSMLGIDFNGQLITHHVNLVGIDAKTYDNVSHFGRYLLHPENQTAVSFDLREDGYEEAREGFPHSGWKYRRDHARMEKAWETERKRIEDLSREAARLASGKPQLENTELVESDGPSFGFDGPSIGTIVPEGIREEGAGEAPVYFDPEADQYPGIILGISTCSNKSRDADGNVRDHYYCRPGDDVRLMFPNASDKPKVVNQKFTVVDMYESGMSEYDSTFAFVRLDQLQDFRGMIDPISGTTSITTIQLKLIEGADLNAVRDALRLRFPPDTYAYSTQTWRDMQGPLLAAVRLETTILNILLFLIIAVAGFGILATFFMIVVEKTRDIGTLKALGASGSGVMSIFLSYGLLLGIVGSGVGLIGGIVFVHKINDVAAVIEKITGQEVFDPTVYYFTEIPTILNPFTLAWVMAGAIAIATTASVLPAIRAARMHPVAALRFE; this is encoded by the coding sequence ATGTACCGACTGCTGCTTTGTTTTCGCTATTTGCGAACCCGCTACATCGCCTTGGCTTCGATCATCAGCGTCACGCTGGGCGTGGCCACTCTGATTGTCGTCAACAGCGTGATGGCTGGTTTCTCTGCGGAAATGCACGAGCGACTGCACGGGCTGGCCTCGGACATCGTCATCGAATGCCACGCGTCCGGAGGCATGCCCGACCCCGATGCCCACTTGGAGGAAATCAACCGAATCGTCGGTGACCAGATCGCAGGATCCTCGGTCAGCGTCCATGTCCCCAGCATGCTCGGCATCGATTTCAACGGCCAACTGATCACGCATCACGTCAACCTCGTCGGCATCGACGCGAAAACGTATGACAACGTCAGCCACTTCGGCCGCTATCTCCTGCACCCCGAAAACCAAACCGCGGTTTCGTTTGACTTGCGTGAAGACGGCTACGAAGAAGCTCGCGAAGGATTCCCTCACTCCGGATGGAAGTACCGCCGCGATCACGCGCGGATGGAAAAAGCCTGGGAAACCGAACGCAAACGCATCGAAGACCTGAGCCGAGAAGCGGCACGCCTGGCCAGCGGCAAACCACAACTCGAAAACACAGAGTTGGTCGAATCCGACGGTCCCTCGTTCGGGTTTGACGGGCCTTCGATTGGCACGATTGTGCCCGAAGGAATTCGGGAAGAAGGTGCCGGCGAAGCACCCGTCTATTTCGATCCCGAAGCCGACCAGTACCCCGGCATCATCCTGGGAATCTCAACCTGCAGCAACAAGTCACGCGACGCGGATGGCAACGTTCGCGATCACTACTATTGCCGCCCCGGCGACGACGTTCGCCTGATGTTCCCCAATGCCTCCGACAAACCCAAAGTCGTCAACCAAAAGTTCACCGTGGTGGACATGTATGAATCCGGGATGAGCGAATACGACAGCACGTTTGCTTTCGTGCGTCTGGATCAACTGCAAGATTTTCGCGGGATGATCGATCCGATCTCAGGCACCACCAGCATCACCACGATCCAACTGAAACTGATTGAAGGAGCGGACCTGAACGCCGTACGCGATGCTCTGCGTTTGCGTTTCCCACCCGACACATATGCCTACAGCACCCAAACTTGGCGTGACATGCAGGGCCCATTGTTGGCCGCCGTTCGCTTGGAAACAACGATCTTGAACATCCTGTTGTTCTTGATCATTGCTGTGGCTGGATTTGGCATCCTCGCCACCTTCTTCATGATCGTGGTTGAAAAAACACGCGACATCGGAACGCTCAAAGCACTTGGTGCCAGCGGCAGTGGTGTGATGAGCATCTTCCTCAGCTACGGCCTGTTGCTGGGCATCGTCGGCAGCGGCGTCGGTCTGATCGGTGGGATCGTGTTTGTTCACAAGATCAATGACGTCGCCGCGGTGATTGAGAAAATCACGGGGCAAGAAGTCTTTGACCCCACGGTTTATTACTTCACCGAGATCCCCACGATCCTCAACCCATTCACGTTGGCTTGGGTGATGGCGGGTGCGATCGCGATCGCGACCACCGCCAGCGTTCTGCCCGCGATCCGTGCCGCTCGCATGCATCCGGTGGCTGCCCTGCGATTCGAGTGA
- a CDS encoding arylsulfatase, whose protein sequence is MKSFAFVAVASVWLLLSECPAQVLAGEGVAAAQANPGTATSRQPNVILILADDLAIGDLAGGDGERTRTPNLDRFAKQSVQFSQAYSGSCVCAPARAALLTGRYPHRTGVVTLNMNKYPKMTRLRRDETTIADVLGEAGYATGLVGKWHTGRGDGFHPLDRGFDEFEGFFGSDDVHYFKYPFSQQRTISDVEDQYLTDDLTRRAIDFVHRHQEHPFFLHLAHYAPHRPLEAPPEIIARYLDQGFNESTATIYAMIEVMDRGIGELLAELEGLGLADNTIVIFASDNGPDPVTGERFNHELRGTKYQVDEGGIRVPLFIRWANRFTPGQRDQMVTFVDLMPTILDLCRVQVPTNNQVDGESFVPVLNNASASHSTTRFWQWNRAHPNYTHNAAVRRGQFKLVRPFVTRSAKLKDSTEPEVLYDLQNDPTESRDVTDKHPDVARQLSRELKQWCDSVERDRVRSKAIPADTK, encoded by the coding sequence ATGAAGTCTTTTGCGTTTGTGGCTGTCGCTTCTGTCTGGCTCTTGCTTTCGGAATGTCCTGCACAGGTTTTGGCTGGCGAGGGCGTTGCCGCGGCGCAGGCGAACCCCGGGACGGCAACGAGTCGACAACCCAATGTCATCTTGATCTTGGCGGACGACCTCGCGATCGGTGACTTGGCGGGCGGCGATGGCGAGCGGACAAGGACGCCGAATCTGGATCGGTTCGCCAAGCAGTCGGTGCAGTTTTCGCAGGCTTACAGTGGTTCTTGTGTTTGTGCACCTGCGCGAGCAGCGTTGCTGACGGGACGGTATCCCCACCGCACCGGCGTGGTGACGCTGAACATGAACAAGTACCCCAAGATGACCCGCCTGCGGCGTGATGAAACGACGATCGCCGATGTCTTGGGCGAGGCTGGCTACGCGACCGGTTTGGTTGGCAAGTGGCACACCGGACGAGGCGACGGGTTTCATCCGCTGGACCGCGGCTTCGATGAGTTCGAGGGCTTCTTTGGTTCCGACGACGTCCACTATTTCAAGTATCCATTCTCGCAGCAGCGAACGATCAGCGACGTGGAAGATCAGTATCTGACCGATGATCTGACTCGCCGAGCGATCGATTTTGTGCACCGACACCAGGAGCATCCGTTTTTCCTGCACCTGGCGCACTACGCACCGCACCGTCCGTTGGAGGCGCCGCCTGAAATCATCGCACGTTATCTTGACCAGGGATTCAATGAATCGACGGCGACGATCTATGCCATGATCGAGGTGATGGATCGAGGGATTGGCGAACTGCTCGCCGAGTTGGAAGGTTTGGGCCTGGCCGACAACACGATTGTCATCTTTGCGAGTGACAACGGCCCCGACCCGGTGACGGGTGAGCGATTCAATCATGAGTTGCGAGGCACGAAGTATCAAGTCGATGAGGGCGGCATCCGCGTGCCCTTGTTCATTCGTTGGGCGAATCGGTTCACGCCGGGCCAGCGAGATCAGATGGTCACGTTTGTGGATCTGATGCCAACGATCTTGGATCTTTGCCGCGTCCAGGTGCCCACGAACAACCAAGTGGATGGGGAGAGTTTTGTGCCGGTGCTGAACAATGCCTCGGCCAGTCATTCCACCACGCGATTCTGGCAATGGAATCGGGCGCATCCGAATTACACCCACAACGCAGCGGTTCGCCGGGGCCAGTTCAAGCTCGTGCGACCCTTTGTGACTCGCAGTGCAAAGCTGAAGGATTCGACCGAACCGGAGGTGCTTTACGATCTGCAAAACGATCCGACCGAGTCTCGTGATGTGACGGACAAGCACCCCGACGTCGCGCGGCAACTCAGCCGTGAACTCAAGCAGTGGTGCGATAGTGTCGAGCGGGATCGAGTCCGTTCCAAAGCGATCCCTGCGGATACCAAGTAG
- a CDS encoding HipA domain-containing protein has protein sequence MTTFPIFEVDRDLARNLEQLGTKRKFWFRRPGESTEWLFKAEERNTGEDWAERIACELCELLGIPHVHYELAVEVPTKTPGVICPNIADAPKRLDLGNQLLSEYDETYPRDDGEKYGVRQHTIEAVANAAQKLDLPDHSFCRDLPSGVRSAVDVFCGYLMLDVLIANQDRHHQNWGAIRARQASLAPTFDHGAALARNEPEEKRKRRLYGPDPRYNVENFATKARSSLYGRETDERVLGTLDAFVAFAERCPVAASAWRERLRLVTREELESIASRVPATRMTDVARNFTVELLLINQRRILETDFS, from the coding sequence ATGACAACGTTTCCCATTTTCGAAGTCGATCGCGATCTTGCTCGCAACCTGGAACAGCTTGGCACCAAACGGAAGTTCTGGTTCAGACGTCCGGGAGAATCGACGGAGTGGTTGTTCAAGGCGGAGGAACGCAATACCGGGGAGGACTGGGCCGAAAGAATTGCCTGTGAACTTTGTGAGCTACTCGGCATTCCGCACGTTCACTACGAGTTGGCGGTAGAGGTGCCGACGAAGACTCCTGGCGTCATCTGTCCCAACATCGCTGACGCACCCAAACGGCTGGATCTCGGAAATCAATTGCTCAGCGAGTATGACGAGACTTACCCAAGAGATGACGGCGAGAAATACGGGGTGCGACAGCACACGATTGAAGCGGTCGCAAACGCGGCACAAAAACTCGACCTTCCAGACCATTCGTTCTGCCGAGATCTCCCTTCCGGCGTGCGGTCGGCGGTCGATGTCTTTTGTGGATATTTGATGCTGGATGTGTTGATCGCCAACCAGGATCGGCATCATCAAAACTGGGGAGCGATCCGCGCACGGCAGGCGTCGCTCGCCCCGACATTTGATCACGGCGCGGCACTCGCCCGAAACGAACCCGAGGAGAAACGGAAGCGTCGTCTTTATGGCCCCGATCCGCGATACAACGTCGAGAATTTCGCGACAAAAGCCCGATCCTCGCTGTACGGTCGCGAAACCGACGAACGGGTGTTGGGTACACTGGACGCCTTCGTGGCGTTTGCGGAACGATGTCCTGTTGCGGCCTCGGCTTGGCGTGAGCGACTGCGTTTGGTAACGAGAGAAGAGCTCGAGTCGATCGCGAGCCGCGTTCCTGCCACTCGAATGACCGATGTGGCTCGCAATTTCACGGTCGAATTATTGCTGATCAATCAACGACGAATTTTGGAGACGGACTTTTCCTGA
- a CDS encoding HIRAN domain-containing protein — MNPRLYVAWRAETLNPVWGPVGRLSQSSGVYSFCYTRGAMTLPGFEPFSGMEDLSRVYESRRLFPLFENRLLPKSRPEYRKYLHWSGFDPDDPPQPLVLLGRTEGRKQTDSVEVFPQPVPDSHGCYVNYFFAHGVRYHLPNAAPVLDNLHIGDRVTLRPQPQNPNDANAVAISVGETPLGYVPKYLAADVGRLIRECPETTIKLTVERINPDAPTQQRLLCRLDACWPPGFQPCQDDTFQPLVDGCKV; from the coding sequence ATGAATCCTCGTTTATATGTCGCTTGGCGAGCCGAGACACTCAATCCGGTCTGGGGACCGGTTGGACGATTGTCGCAGTCAAGTGGCGTGTACTCGTTTTGCTACACGCGGGGGGCGATGACGCTGCCGGGGTTTGAACCATTCAGCGGGATGGAGGATCTGAGCCGCGTCTACGAATCGCGAAGACTGTTTCCGTTGTTCGAGAATCGATTGTTGCCCAAGTCGCGACCGGAGTACCGGAAGTATTTGCACTGGAGCGGATTTGATCCCGACGACCCGCCACAACCGTTGGTGTTATTAGGCCGCACCGAAGGACGCAAGCAGACCGATTCGGTCGAGGTGTTCCCGCAACCGGTTCCCGATTCGCACGGGTGTTACGTCAATTACTTTTTCGCTCATGGCGTTCGCTATCATTTGCCCAACGCCGCACCGGTGCTCGACAACCTGCATATCGGCGATCGTGTGACGCTGCGGCCGCAACCGCAGAATCCGAACGACGCCAATGCAGTGGCCATTTCCGTGGGCGAAACACCGCTGGGCTACGTCCCGAAGTATCTGGCTGCGGACGTTGGACGACTGATTCGAGAATGTCCGGAGACGACAATCAAGCTGACGGTCGAGCGAATCAACCCGGACGCTCCGACCCAACAACGATTGCTGTGCCGATTGGACGCATGCTGGCCGCCGGGTTTTCAGCCATGTCAGGATGACACCTTCCAGCCGTTGGTGGACGGTTGCAAGGTCTGA
- a CDS encoding DUF1570 domain-containing protein, whose protein sequence is MAGNPNETDLPSSLGTRRRRSGLLKSLIVWLVAGGCLASFSRAVQADYAIYQIPGTDAGLLLEGKTNYNPGGTVTFRHPRGSLYFNARDLKVIQTPTRQTIFQRKSGKILREKTVDNYIQLAQWALQHGMLKECKSLLSDAWKLDPTDVKIKKLASLMVHINRAVPNDSASEAHVRNLIGGSRMEMSRSRHFALFHDPQTEKDAVTKMTRAEMRLELLEKVYESYFLTFALRGFYLKPPSEPLNAVLFSQHKDFLLMERRLEMGLKQVAGFYLPDENISFFYDSGTSEVFQYLIELTDELNELKEQARRNRSPNAANIIRLANTVSLLVDIEHESEDVATVSHEAVHHLAANTGLFPRDGVFIRWVHEGLASYFESSKLAVWSGVGVVDESRISYYRALEGDTIRGSVEFIVSDLGFLVETALGDQLPAYGQAWALTHYLFTERFDELIQFYGKSRKIPADTPPKEKAIKLVELFGECFGDQVTLELEWRRYMRTLKTDMEQLAEEL, encoded by the coding sequence ATGGCGGGCAATCCAAATGAAACTGACTTGCCAAGCAGTTTGGGGACACGTAGGCGACGATCTGGGCTGCTGAAGAGTCTGATCGTTTGGTTGGTGGCAGGTGGTTGCTTGGCGAGTTTCTCGAGGGCCGTGCAAGCGGACTATGCGATTTATCAGATCCCGGGAACGGACGCGGGTTTGTTGTTGGAAGGCAAGACGAACTACAACCCGGGCGGCACGGTCACGTTTCGTCATCCACGCGGGTCGCTGTATTTCAACGCTCGTGATTTGAAGGTGATTCAAACGCCAACCCGGCAGACCATCTTCCAACGCAAGTCGGGGAAGATCCTCCGCGAGAAGACGGTCGACAACTATATCCAGTTGGCCCAGTGGGCGCTTCAGCATGGGATGCTGAAGGAGTGCAAGTCATTGCTGAGTGATGCTTGGAAGCTGGATCCGACCGATGTCAAAATTAAAAAATTGGCGTCTTTGATGGTGCACATCAATCGGGCTGTTCCCAATGATTCCGCCAGCGAAGCTCACGTTCGAAACCTGATTGGTGGGAGTCGGATGGAGATGTCGCGGAGCAGGCACTTTGCATTGTTCCACGACCCTCAAACCGAAAAGGATGCGGTGACCAAGATGACTCGGGCGGAGATGCGTCTGGAGTTGTTGGAGAAAGTCTACGAGTCGTACTTTTTGACGTTTGCCCTGCGTGGTTTTTATTTGAAACCGCCAAGCGAACCGCTCAACGCGGTCTTGTTCTCGCAGCACAAGGATTTCTTGTTGATGGAACGACGGCTTGAAATGGGGCTCAAGCAGGTCGCTGGTTTTTATCTTCCCGACGAAAATATCTCGTTCTTCTACGACTCCGGGACCAGCGAGGTCTTTCAGTATCTCATTGAGTTGACGGACGAACTGAATGAATTGAAAGAGCAGGCCCGGCGGAATCGCAGTCCCAACGCTGCCAACATCATTCGGCTTGCCAACACGGTTTCGTTGCTGGTTGATATTGAACACGAGAGCGAGGATGTGGCGACGGTTTCCCACGAGGCGGTTCACCATTTGGCGGCCAACACGGGGCTGTTCCCACGCGACGGGGTGTTCATTCGTTGGGTCCACGAAGGTTTGGCGTCGTACTTTGAATCGTCCAAGTTGGCGGTGTGGAGCGGCGTCGGCGTCGTCGATGAAAGTCGGATCAGTTACTACCGTGCCTTGGAAGGCGACACGATTCGCGGCAGTGTGGAGTTCATCGTTTCGGACCTGGGGTTCCTCGTCGAGACGGCGCTCGGAGATCAATTGCCCGCGTACGGGCAGGCTTGGGCGCTGACGCATTATTTGTTCACGGAACGATTCGATGAATTGATTCAGTTCTATGGCAAGTCGCGGAAGATTCCCGCTGACACTCCTCCGAAGGAAAAAGCCATCAAGTTGGTGGAGCTCTTCGGTGAGTGCTTTGGCGATCAAGTCACATTGGAATTGGAGTGGCGACGCTACATGCGAACTCTGAAGACGGACATGGAACAATTGGCGGAGGAGTTGTGA